A single window of Watersipora subatra chromosome 9, tzWatSuba1.1, whole genome shotgun sequence DNA harbors:
- the LOC137404743 gene encoding uncharacterized protein has product MHDVPVTPFAKVGTDILYHQGKPHLVVVDYMSDYIEVAKLEDETAETVIQACKAIFARHGIPIWVQSDNAPYYASNEFKRFAEDWQFKHTTSSPTHAQSNGKAESAVRIVKHLYKTAADLWKALLEWRASHNIDFCSPSERLYSRKLRTPLVQPEESYRPKIQSGEEVAQARDIQQLRIATSYNKRNHDLDPLKHGQSALIRTVNDRAQRWKPASVLEPLFDRSYLLQNEGGHIIRRNRVAIQAVPEKTPSPKQNAPPERQASNHPQGKKRVEQSIVPEQDTPDIPRIDRSGRLIKKPSYLSDYVQ; this is encoded by the coding sequence ATGCATGACGTTCCGGTGACGCCGTTTGCTAAAGTGGGGACAGACATACTATATCACCAAGGAAAGCCACATTTAGTTGTGGTGGATTATATGTCAGACTACATCGAGGTGGCCAAATTGGAAGATGAGACAGCCGAAACAGTCATACAGGCGTGCAAAGCAATCTTTGCCAGACACGGCATTCCCATCTGGGTACAGAGTGACAATGCTCCATATTATGCGAGCAACGAATTTAAAAGGTTTGCTGAAGACTGGCAATTTAAACACACCACTTCATCACCGACACACGCCCAAAGCAATGGGAAGGCAGAGTCGGCAGTCAGGATAGTCAAGCATTTATACAAGACAGCGGCAGATCTTTGGAAGGCATTGCTGGAGTGGAGAGCATCTCACAACATAGACTTCTGTAGTCCCAGCGAACGATTATACTCGAGAAAGTTGAGGACCCCGCTAGTGCAACCCGAAGAGAGTTACAGGCCCAAGATACAGTCAGGAGAGGAAGTGGCACAAGCAAGAGACATCCAGCAACTGCGGATAGCTACAAGCTACAACAAAAGAAATCACGACCTAGATCCTCTAAAACATGGTCAGTCGGCACTAATCCGGACAGTGAATGACCGAGCCCAGAGATGGAAACCGGCATCGGTACTAGAACCCCTATTCGATCGATCGTACTTACTGCAGAATGAGGGTGGACATATCATCCGGAGAAATCGAGTGGCTATACAAGCAGTACCAGAGAAGACACCCTCTCCTAAACAGAATGCGCCACCTGAAAGACAAGCAAGCAATCACCCACAAGGAAAGAAGAGAGTGGAACAGAGTATCGTACCCGAACAAGATACCCCAGATATCCCAAGGATCGATAGGTCTGGACGACTAATCAAGAAGCCGTCCTATCTGAGCGATTATGTACAGTAA